A single region of the Cronobacter condimenti 1330 genome encodes:
- the astC gene encoding succinylornithine/acetylornithine transaminase has translation MSQSITRQNFDEWMIPVYAPAAFIPVRAEGSTLWDQEGKEYIDFAGGIAVNALGHAHPKLRQALETQAAKIWHTGNGYTNEPVLRLAKRLIDATFADRVFFCNSGAEANEAALKLARKYAHDHYGPQKSGIVAFKNAFHGRTLFTVSAGGQPSYSQDFAPLPPQISHAAFNDLDSAAALINDDTCAVIVEPVQGEGGVVPADKAFLQGLRELCDRHNALLIFDEVQTGVGRTGSLYAYMHYGVTPDVLSTAKALGGGFPIGAMLTTERCAAVMGVGTHGTTYGGNPLASAVAGEVLDLVNTPEMLEGVKARHDALVEQLNAINQRLGLFKEIRGLGLLLGCVLKDEYAGKAKAISLAAAQEGAMVLIAGANVLRFAPALNISHQEIETGLGRVARACENWLKEGAS, from the coding sequence ATGTCGCAGTCAATTACCCGCCAGAACTTTGATGAGTGGATGATCCCCGTTTACGCCCCGGCAGCGTTTATTCCTGTGCGGGCTGAGGGGTCTACGCTCTGGGATCAGGAAGGCAAAGAGTATATCGATTTCGCCGGCGGCATCGCGGTAAACGCGCTCGGACATGCGCATCCGAAACTGCGCCAGGCGCTGGAAACCCAGGCGGCGAAAATCTGGCATACCGGCAACGGCTACACCAACGAACCGGTGCTGCGTCTCGCCAAACGGTTGATTGACGCAACCTTCGCTGACCGCGTCTTTTTCTGTAACTCCGGCGCGGAAGCTAACGAAGCGGCACTAAAACTCGCCCGCAAATATGCTCACGACCATTACGGACCGCAGAAAAGCGGCATTGTCGCCTTCAAAAATGCCTTTCACGGCCGCACGCTGTTTACCGTATCGGCGGGCGGTCAGCCATCTTACTCTCAGGATTTTGCACCGCTGCCGCCGCAAATCAGCCATGCCGCGTTTAACGATCTCGATTCCGCCGCTGCGCTGATTAATGACGACACCTGCGCGGTGATTGTCGAGCCGGTGCAGGGCGAAGGGGGCGTGGTGCCTGCCGATAAAGCCTTCCTGCAGGGGTTGCGCGAGCTTTGCGATCGTCATAACGCGCTGCTGATTTTCGATGAAGTTCAGACCGGCGTCGGGCGCACCGGTTCGCTCTATGCCTACATGCACTATGGCGTGACACCGGATGTGCTCTCGACCGCCAAAGCGCTGGGCGGCGGTTTCCCGATTGGCGCGATGCTAACCACCGAGCGCTGCGCGGCGGTAATGGGTGTCGGCACCCACGGCACCACATACGGCGGCAACCCGCTGGCCAGTGCGGTGGCGGGTGAAGTGCTGGATCTCGTTAACACGCCAGAGATGCTGGAGGGTGTGAAAGCCCGCCACGATGCGCTGGTCGAACAGCTCAACGCCATTAACCAGCGACTCGGCCTGTTTAAAGAGATCCGCGGTCTGGGCCTGCTGCTTGGCTGTGTGCTGAAAGACGAGTACGCCGGTAAAGCGAAGGCGATTTCGCTCGCGGCGGCACAGGAAGGCGCGATGGTATTGATTGCGGGCGCCAATGTGCTGCGCTTTGCGCCTGCGCTCAACATCAGCCATCAGGAAATTGAAACCGGGCTTGGCCGCGTGGCGCGCGCCTGCGAAAACTGGCTTAAGGAGGGCGCATCATGA
- the astB gene encoding N-succinylarginine dihydrolase, producing MKAREVNFDGLVGLTHHYAGLSFGNEASTKHRFQVSNPKLAAKQGLAKMKALADAGFAQAVIPPQERPNLAALRQIGFTGRDEQVLEKAWRAAPHLLSAASSASSMWVANAATVSPSADTLDGKVHLTVANLNNKFHRASEAPGTERLLRAIFRDESRFIVHPALPQVAMFGDEGAANHNRLGGDYGEPGMQLFIYGREESGALIPARYPARQTLEASQAVARLNQVEPDRVIFAQQNPAVIDQGVFHNDVIAVSNRQVLFCHQHAFLHQQALLEQLAAKVPGFTPLVVPENDVSVQDAVETYLFNSQLLSRDDGSMVLVLPEESRRHEGVWRYLNQLLAADNPISELNVFDLRESMANGGGPACLRLRVVLTDAERQAVNPAVMMNETLFTRLNAWVDRHYRDRLTQEDLVDPQLLREGREALDALTRLLDLGSVYPFQQ from the coding sequence ATGAAAGCACGCGAAGTCAACTTTGATGGACTGGTGGGGTTAACCCACCACTATGCGGGGCTGTCATTCGGTAACGAAGCCTCGACAAAACACCGTTTTCAGGTCTCTAACCCGAAGCTTGCGGCGAAGCAGGGCCTGGCCAAGATGAAAGCGCTGGCGGACGCGGGCTTTGCGCAGGCCGTGATCCCGCCGCAGGAGCGCCCGAATCTGGCCGCGCTGCGCCAGATTGGGTTCACCGGACGTGATGAGCAGGTGCTGGAGAAAGCCTGGCGTGCAGCCCCGCATCTGCTTTCTGCCGCCAGCTCCGCTTCCTCAATGTGGGTGGCGAATGCGGCGACCGTTTCGCCGTCTGCCGACACGCTTGATGGCAAGGTGCATCTGACGGTCGCAAACCTGAACAACAAATTCCATCGCGCCAGCGAGGCGCCCGGAACCGAGCGTCTGCTGCGCGCGATTTTTCGCGATGAATCGCGCTTTATCGTGCATCCGGCGCTGCCTCAGGTAGCGATGTTTGGCGACGAAGGCGCGGCGAACCATAACCGGCTCGGTGGCGATTACGGCGAGCCGGGTATGCAGCTTTTTATTTACGGTCGCGAAGAGAGCGGGGCGCTAATCCCGGCGCGTTACCCGGCCCGCCAGACGCTGGAGGCCTCGCAGGCCGTCGCGCGGCTCAATCAGGTCGAACCCGATCGCGTTATCTTCGCCCAGCAAAACCCGGCGGTGATTGACCAGGGGGTTTTTCACAACGACGTGATTGCGGTATCAAACCGTCAGGTTCTGTTTTGCCATCAGCACGCGTTTTTGCATCAGCAGGCGCTGCTTGAGCAACTCGCCGCGAAAGTGCCGGGCTTCACGCCGCTGGTCGTGCCCGAAAACGACGTCTCGGTGCAGGACGCGGTTGAAACGTATCTTTTTAATAGCCAGTTGCTAAGCCGCGATGACGGCTCGATGGTGCTGGTATTGCCGGAGGAATCACGCCGCCACGAGGGCGTATGGCGTTATCTGAACCAGTTGCTGGCAGCGGATAACCCCATCAGCGAACTGAATGTTTTTGACCTGCGCGAAAGCATGGCGAACGGCGGCGGCCCGGCGTGCCTGCGCCTGCGCGTCGTGCTGACCGATGCCGAACGTCAGGCCGTGAACCCGGCGGTCATGATGAATGAGACTCTCTTTACGCGGCTCAACGCCTGGGTCGATCGTCACTACCGTGACCGGCTGACGCAGGAGGATTTAGTCGATCCGCAATTGCTGCGAGAAGGGCGCGAGGCGCTTGATGCGCTGACGCGTCTGCTTGATCTTGGCAGCGTTTATCCGTTCCAGCAGTAA
- the ves gene encoding environmental stress-induced protein Ves, with translation MEFFDVKKMPVNLWRNGAGETREICCFPPTRDFNWRASIASLASNGEFNVVPQVDRVVMLLDGGEVTLHSGGGFRHTLKRHQPFTFAGEHPVRAELTDGRMSLDFNLMTRRDRCRAQVRVADRTFTTRNARGGIVYVLSGAWQLNDKLLTAEQGAWWQEGMHTLRLLKTEGQLLFSEITYL, from the coding sequence ATGGAATTTTTCGACGTCAAAAAAATGCCGGTGAACCTGTGGCGTAACGGCGCAGGCGAAACCCGCGAGATCTGCTGCTTTCCGCCGACCCGGGATTTCAACTGGCGCGCCAGTATCGCCTCGCTTGCCAGTAACGGCGAATTCAATGTTGTGCCGCAGGTTGACCGTGTAGTGATGCTACTGGACGGCGGCGAAGTGACGCTCCACAGCGGCGGCGGGTTTCGCCATACGTTAAAGCGTCACCAGCCCTTTACCTTTGCGGGCGAGCATCCGGTGCGTGCTGAGCTCACTGACGGGCGCATGTCGCTTGATTTCAATCTGATGACCCGACGCGATCGCTGCCGTGCGCAGGTGCGCGTTGCGGACCGCACGTTTACCACCCGCAACGCACGCGGCGGGATTGTTTATGTGCTGAGCGGTGCCTGGCAGCTTAACGATAAACTGCTGACAGCCGAGCAAGGGGCATGGTGGCAGGAAGGGATGCATACCCTTCGGTTGCTGAAAACCGAAGGGCAACTGCTGTTTAGCGAAATTACGTATCTTTAG
- the yddG gene encoding aromatic amino acid DMT transporter YddG, with amino-acid sequence MSVSTQRATLPGLAAIVLWSTSVGLFRSISEAFGPVGGAALIYTVSSLCLMVSPGLIHPKRLPRRYLLIGGALFVGYEICLALAIGLAHTRAQSLELGMINYLWPSLTVLLAVLINGQRCRVWLWPGLLLAVAGVFQVLKGDGDWSPAQLWLNVQDNPTAYALAFSAAIVWAFYCNLTRRWSNGQNGVALFFCATAAALWLKYFLAPQPPMQLSVWAVAQLLFMGLSTATAYAAWNYSLQHGNMTLLATASYFTPVLSALLASLWLGLAPGIAFWQGVAMVVAGSLLCWLATRKLN; translated from the coding sequence ATGTCAGTTTCAACGCAGCGCGCCACGCTGCCAGGCCTTGCGGCCATTGTGCTCTGGAGCACCTCTGTCGGCCTGTTTCGCAGCATCAGCGAAGCGTTTGGCCCGGTGGGCGGCGCAGCGCTCATCTACACCGTCAGTTCTCTTTGTCTGATGGTCTCCCCGGGTTTGATACACCCGAAACGCCTGCCACGCCGCTATCTGCTTATCGGCGGGGCCCTGTTTGTCGGTTATGAAATCTGCCTGGCGCTGGCGATAGGCCTTGCGCACACCCGCGCGCAGTCGCTGGAACTGGGCATGATTAACTATCTCTGGCCGAGCCTGACGGTGCTACTGGCCGTGCTGATTAACGGCCAGCGTTGCCGCGTCTGGCTATGGCCGGGCCTGCTGCTGGCGGTAGCGGGCGTGTTTCAGGTTCTCAAAGGCGATGGCGACTGGTCGCCTGCCCAGCTCTGGCTCAACGTGCAGGATAATCCGACCGCGTATGCGCTCGCCTTCAGCGCCGCCATCGTCTGGGCGTTTTACTGTAACCTCACGCGCCGCTGGAGCAACGGCCAGAATGGCGTGGCGCTCTTTTTCTGCGCCACTGCCGCGGCGCTTTGGCTGAAATATTTCCTCGCACCGCAGCCGCCGATGCAGCTCTCCGTCTGGGCTGTCGCGCAACTACTCTTTATGGGATTGTCCACCGCCACGGCTTATGCCGCGTGGAACTACAGCCTTCAGCACGGCAATATGACGCTGCTTGCCACTGCCTCTTACTTCACACCCGTGCTCTCGGCGCTGCTGGCGAGCCTGTGGCTTGGCCTCGCGCCGGGTATCGCCTTCTGGCAGGGCGTGGCGATGGTCGTGGCAGGCTCCCTGCTCTGCTGGCTCGCGACACGTAAGCTGAACTGA
- the astD gene encoding succinylglutamate-semialdehyde dehydrogenase produces MSLWINGEWITGQGEVLEKHNPVGGERLWQGRAADDAQVNAACAAARAAFPAWAKRPFAERQALAERFAALLEENKAELTRIIAQETSKPRWEAATEVTAMINKVGISLKAYQTRTGEQHTPMPDGAATLRHRPHGVLAVFGPYNFPGHLPNGHIVPALLAGNTLVFKPSELTPHTGEAVIKLWEKAGLPAGVLNLVQGARATGQALSAQPDIDGLLFTGSANTGYQLHRQLAGQPEKILALEMGGNNPLIVEDPDDIDGAVHLTIQSAFITAGQRCTCARRLLVKRGAAGDAFLARLVEVAARLRPGAWDAEPQPFMGGLISAQAAERVLEAWQGHLTRGGNALLTPSLVQAGSSLLTPGIVELTGVAEVPDEEVFGPLLGVWRYDDYQEAIALANATRYGLSCGLISPVREKFDQLLLEARAGIVNWNKPLTGAASTAPFGGVGTSGNHRASAWYAADYCAWPMASLESPRFALPQTLNPGLDFGAKEQA; encoded by the coding sequence ATGAGTCTATGGATTAACGGTGAGTGGATAACGGGGCAGGGCGAGGTGCTGGAAAAACACAATCCGGTCGGTGGTGAGCGGCTCTGGCAGGGGCGGGCGGCTGATGATGCCCAGGTCAACGCGGCGTGCGCCGCGGCCCGCGCGGCGTTTCCGGCCTGGGCGAAGCGTCCGTTTGCCGAGCGTCAGGCGCTGGCTGAGCGTTTTGCAGCCCTGCTGGAAGAAAACAAAGCTGAACTGACCCGTATCATCGCGCAGGAAACCAGCAAACCCCGCTGGGAAGCAGCCACCGAAGTTACGGCGATGATCAATAAAGTGGGGATTTCGCTCAAGGCCTACCAGACTCGCACCGGTGAGCAGCACACGCCGATGCCGGACGGCGCGGCCACGCTGCGCCATCGCCCGCATGGCGTGCTGGCGGTATTCGGGCCGTATAACTTCCCCGGTCATCTGCCGAACGGGCATATTGTCCCGGCGCTCCTCGCGGGCAATACGCTGGTGTTTAAACCAAGCGAACTGACGCCCCATACCGGCGAAGCCGTAATCAAGCTCTGGGAGAAAGCGGGCCTGCCCGCAGGCGTGCTGAATCTGGTGCAGGGCGCACGCGCGACAGGCCAGGCGCTGTCGGCGCAGCCGGATATCGATGGTTTACTGTTTACCGGCAGCGCTAACACGGGCTATCAACTGCACCGTCAGCTCGCCGGACAGCCGGAGAAAATCCTGGCGCTGGAAATGGGCGGCAATAACCCGCTCATTGTTGAGGATCCGGATGACATTGATGGCGCAGTACATCTGACTATTCAGTCGGCGTTTATCACCGCGGGCCAGCGCTGTACCTGCGCACGCCGTCTGCTGGTGAAGCGTGGCGCGGCGGGCGATGCCTTCCTTGCGCGGTTGGTCGAGGTGGCAGCACGTCTGCGCCCTGGCGCGTGGGATGCCGAACCGCAACCGTTCATGGGTGGGCTTATCAGCGCACAGGCAGCGGAGCGGGTGCTGGAGGCGTGGCAGGGCCATCTGACGCGTGGCGGCAACGCGCTGTTAACGCCGTCGCTGGTGCAGGCGGGCAGTTCGCTCCTGACGCCAGGCATTGTCGAACTGACCGGCGTGGCGGAGGTGCCGGATGAAGAAGTCTTCGGGCCGCTGCTGGGCGTCTGGCGCTATGATGACTATCAGGAGGCCATCGCGCTGGCTAACGCCACGCGTTACGGCCTCTCCTGTGGGCTTATCTCACCGGTGCGCGAAAAGTTTGACCAGCTCCTGCTGGAAGCGCGTGCAGGCATTGTGAACTGGAACAAACCGCTGACGGGGGCGGCCAGTACGGCGCCGTTTGGCGGTGTGGGTACTTCGGGCAACCATCGCGCCAGCGCCTGGTATGCGGCAGATTACTGCGCCTGGCCGATGGCGTCGCTTGAAAGCCCGAGGTTCGCTCTGCCCCAGACATTGAACCCGGGGCTCGATTTTGGCGCGAAGGAGCAGGCATGA
- the cho gene encoding excinuclease Cho: MVRRTGAPRLEFEKAAIYEYPEHLRPWLDDLPKHPGVYVFHGESETMPLYIGKSVNIRSRVLSHLRTPDEASMLRQSRRITFIRTAGEIGALLLEAQMIKEQQPLFNKRLRRNRQLCSLQLKGEKPEVVYARDVDFSHQPGLYGLFSSRRAALGTLQSIADEQQLCYGLLGLESVRPGRACFRSALKRCAGACCGKEPLDDHNARLMDALDRMRVICWPWNGPVGLRETFGEMTQYHIIHNWYWLGSVESLSDVAKISRAPQGFDNDGYRILCKPLISGEHEIIEIGGSARLG, from the coding sequence GTGGTAAGGCGTACTGGCGCGCCGCGGCTGGAGTTTGAAAAAGCGGCAATTTATGAATATCCCGAACATCTGCGTCCGTGGCTCGACGATTTGCCAAAACACCCTGGCGTGTATGTCTTTCATGGCGAAAGCGAAACCATGCCGCTGTATATCGGCAAGAGCGTCAACATTCGCAGCCGGGTGCTCTCGCACCTGCGCACGCCCGACGAAGCCTCAATGCTGCGCCAGTCGCGGCGCATCACGTTTATCCGCACCGCGGGTGAAATTGGCGCACTGCTGCTGGAGGCCCAGATGATTAAAGAGCAGCAGCCGCTGTTCAATAAACGCCTGCGTCGCAACCGGCAGCTTTGTTCGCTGCAACTGAAAGGCGAAAAACCCGAGGTGGTATACGCGCGCGATGTCGATTTCTCGCACCAGCCGGGGCTGTATGGTCTGTTTTCGAGCCGTCGGGCGGCACTCGGCACACTACAGTCGATAGCCGATGAACAACAGCTCTGCTACGGCCTGCTTGGGCTGGAATCGGTCCGGCCAGGGCGTGCCTGTTTCCGCTCGGCGCTCAAGCGCTGCGCGGGGGCCTGTTGCGGTAAAGAACCGCTCGACGACCACAACGCCCGTTTAATGGACGCGCTGGACAGAATGCGGGTGATCTGCTGGCCATGGAACGGGCCGGTGGGTCTGCGGGAAACGTTTGGCGAGATGACCCAGTACCATATCATCCATAACTGGTACTGGTTAGGCTCGGTCGAATCGTTAAGTGACGTGGCGAAAATCTCACGCGCGCCGCAAGGCTTTGACAACGATGGCTATCGTATTCTCTGCAAACCGCTCATCAGCGGCGAGCACGAGATTATCGAAATCGGCGGCAGCGCGCGCCTGGGCTAA
- the spy gene encoding ATP-independent periplasmic protein-refolding chaperone Spy yields the protein MRKLTAIFVASTLALGAANLAHAADAPAPDANGKPMMQHKGPRGPHHDMMFQGLNLTDAQKQQIRDIRKAEREKFERPSLDERRAMHALIASDSFDKDKAQAQIDKMDDQRKARMLAHMETQNKIYNVLTPEQKKQFNANFEKRLTERPAPEGKMPADSE from the coding sequence ATGCGTAAATTAACGGCTATCTTCGTTGCTTCCACACTGGCTCTCGGCGCGGCAAACCTGGCGCATGCGGCGGACGCCCCGGCGCCTGATGCGAACGGCAAGCCAATGATGCAGCATAAAGGTCCGCGCGGACCGCATCACGATATGATGTTCCAGGGCCTGAACCTTACCGATGCGCAAAAACAACAGATCCGCGACATCCGTAAAGCCGAGCGTGAAAAATTCGAGCGCCCGTCGCTGGATGAACGTCGTGCAATGCATGCGCTGATCGCAAGCGACAGCTTCGATAAAGACAAAGCGCAGGCCCAGATAGACAAAATGGATGACCAGCGTAAAGCCCGTATGCTTGCCCATATGGAAACCCAGAACAAAATCTATAACGTACTGACGCCTGAGCAGAAAAAGCAGTTTAATGCCAATTTTGAGAAGCGTCTGACAGAACGTCCTGCTCCTGAAGGTAAAATGCCTGCAGATTCAGAATAA
- the xthA gene encoding exodeoxyribonuclease III, which produces MKFISFNINGLRARPHQLAALVEQHQPDVIGLQETKVHDDMFPLEEVAKLGYNVFYHGQKGHYGVALLTKATPVAVRRGFPGDDEDAQRRIIMAEIPSAIGNITVINGYFPQGESRDHAVKFPAKAKFYQDLQQYLETVLTKDNPVLIMGDMNISPADLDIGIGEESRKRWLRTGKCSFLPEEREWMGRLLNWGLVDTFRHANPDAADRYSWFDYRSKGFDDNRGLRIDLLLASAPLMERLVETGIDYDIRAMEKPSDHAPVWATFSL; this is translated from the coding sequence ATGAAATTCATCTCTTTTAACATCAATGGCCTGCGCGCCCGCCCTCACCAGCTTGCCGCGCTGGTGGAACAGCATCAGCCGGACGTCATTGGCCTGCAGGAAACCAAAGTCCATGATGATATGTTTCCCCTCGAAGAGGTGGCGAAACTGGGCTACAACGTGTTTTATCACGGCCAGAAAGGCCATTACGGCGTGGCGCTGCTGACCAAAGCGACGCCGGTTGCGGTGCGCCGCGGCTTTCCGGGTGACGATGAAGACGCGCAGCGTCGCATCATCATGGCAGAAATTCCCTCCGCCATTGGCAACATCACGGTGATCAACGGGTACTTCCCGCAGGGCGAAAGCCGCGATCACGCCGTGAAGTTTCCGGCGAAAGCAAAGTTTTACCAGGATCTGCAACAGTATCTGGAAACCGTGCTCACCAAAGACAACCCGGTGCTTATCATGGGCGATATGAATATCAGCCCCGCCGATCTGGATATCGGTATTGGTGAAGAGAGCCGCAAACGTTGGCTGCGCACCGGCAAATGTTCTTTCCTGCCGGAAGAGCGGGAATGGATGGGTCGTCTGCTGAACTGGGGCCTGGTGGATACCTTCCGCCACGCGAACCCGGACGCCGCTGACCGTTACTCGTGGTTTGACTACCGCTCGAAAGGGTTTGACGATAATCGCGGGTTGCGTATTGACCTGTTGCTGGCGAGCGCGCCGCTGATGGAGCGTCTGGTGGAAACGGGCATCGATTACGATATCCGCGCCATGGAAAAACCTTCCGATCAC
- the nadE gene encoding ammonia-dependent NAD(+) synthetase, giving the protein MALQQEIIQALGVKPQIDANEEIRRSVDFMKAYLKAYPFLKTLVLGISGGQDSTLAGKLSQLAITELRDETGDQSYQFIAVRLPFGVQFDEKDCQDALAFIQPDKVLTVNIKESVLASEKALREAGIELSDFVRGNEKARERMKAQYSIAGMTKGVVVGTDHAAEAVTGFYTKYGDGGTDINPLFRLNKRQGKQLLKTLGCPEHLYLKVPTADLEDDRPSLPDEVALGVTYDNIDDYLEGKPVDEKISQIIDGWYVKTEHKRRPPITVFDDFWKQ; this is encoded by the coding sequence ATGGCATTACAACAAGAAATTATTCAGGCGCTTGGGGTAAAACCACAGATTGACGCAAACGAAGAGATCCGCCGTAGCGTCGATTTTATGAAGGCTTATCTGAAAGCCTATCCGTTTCTGAAAACCCTGGTGCTTGGCATCAGTGGCGGTCAGGATTCCACCCTTGCGGGCAAACTAAGCCAGCTTGCCATCACGGAACTGCGTGACGAAACGGGCGATCAGAGCTACCAGTTTATCGCGGTGCGCCTGCCTTTCGGCGTACAGTTTGATGAAAAAGACTGCCAAGACGCGCTGGCCTTCATCCAGCCGGATAAAGTGCTGACGGTCAACATTAAAGAGTCGGTACTGGCGAGCGAAAAAGCACTGCGCGAGGCAGGAATCGAACTGAGCGATTTTGTTCGCGGTAATGAGAAAGCGCGCGAGCGTATGAAAGCCCAGTACAGCATCGCCGGGATGACCAAAGGCGTGGTGGTGGGCACTGACCATGCTGCCGAAGCCGTAACCGGCTTTTACACAAAATATGGCGATGGCGGCACTGACATCAACCCCCTGTTCCGCCTGAATAAACGTCAGGGCAAACAGCTGCTAAAAACACTGGGCTGCCCGGAACATCTTTACCTGAAAGTGCCGACCGCCGATCTGGAAGACGATCGTCCGTCGCTCCCGGACGAAGTGGCGCTGGGCGTCACCTATGACAACATTGATGATTACCTGGAAGGTAAACCTGTCGATGAAAAAATCAGCCAAATCATCGACGGCTGGTATGTCAAAACCGAACACAAACGTCGTCCACCCATCACTGTTTTCGACGATTTCTGGAAACAGTAA
- the astE gene encoding succinylglutamate desuccinylase has protein sequence MEDFIARTLAGEAPPVQRCQRGPVRLEWLEEGVMQLTPAGPTRGALVVSAGIHGNETAPVEMLSELLAPLLRGETPLVWRLLVVLGNPAALRAGRRFIDYDLNRLFGGRWQTAEPGTETARAARLEAALETFFSAGDEAIRWHLDLHTAIRASAFPRFGVLPARPRAWPEDFLMWLGDAGLQALVFHRTPGGTFSHLSCERFAALSCTLELGKALPFGQNDLSRFSLTQRALAALLDGSPLPASDIAPRRFEVAQQLTRRSEHFVLHMTGDTENFTVFNAGTLLAEDGDERYYAQENERVLFPNPSVALGLRAGLMLKEIK, from the coding sequence GTGGAAGATTTTATCGCGCGAACACTCGCAGGCGAAGCACCGCCTGTACAGCGTTGCCAGCGTGGGCCGGTGCGGCTTGAATGGCTGGAAGAAGGCGTTATGCAGCTTACGCCGGCAGGCCCGACGCGTGGCGCGCTGGTGGTGAGTGCGGGCATTCATGGCAACGAAACCGCGCCGGTGGAGATGCTCAGTGAACTTCTTGCGCCGCTACTGCGCGGCGAGACACCGCTCGTCTGGCGGCTGTTAGTTGTGCTGGGCAACCCCGCGGCGCTGCGGGCCGGTCGTCGGTTTATCGATTACGATCTCAACCGGCTTTTCGGCGGGCGCTGGCAGACGGCTGAGCCTGGTACGGAAACCGCGCGCGCCGCGCGGCTTGAGGCAGCGCTGGAGACATTTTTCAGCGCGGGCGACGAGGCCATCCGCTGGCATCTGGATCTGCATACGGCGATTCGCGCATCGGCCTTTCCGCGCTTTGGCGTGCTGCCCGCCCGCCCGCGCGCCTGGCCGGAGGATTTTCTGATGTGGCTTGGCGACGCCGGGTTACAGGCGCTGGTGTTTCACCGCACGCCGGGCGGCACCTTCAGCCACCTGTCCTGTGAGCGTTTCGCGGCGCTGAGCTGCACGCTGGAGCTTGGTAAAGCGCTGCCGTTTGGCCAGAACGATCTCAGCCGGTTTTCGCTGACCCAGCGGGCGCTCGCGGCGCTGCTTGATGGCTCACCGCTGCCTGCAAGCGACATTGCGCCGCGTCGTTTTGAAGTGGCGCAGCAGCTGACCCGCCGCAGTGAGCATTTTGTGTTGCATATGACCGGCGACACGGAAAATTTCACGGTATTTAACGCCGGGACATTGCTGGCTGAAGATGGTGATGAGCGTTATTACGCGCAGGAAAATGAACGTGTGTTATTTCCTAACCCGTCCGTCGCGCTGGGGTTGCGGGCAGGATTAATGCTGAAAGAAATAAAATAA
- the astA gene encoding arginine N-succinyltransferase — MMVIRPVTHDDVPALLKLAAKTGGGLTSLPVDEKTLSARVERSLQTWRNALEPGDQGYVFVLEDTDSRTVAGICAIEVAVGLSEPWYNYRVGTLVHASKELNVYNALPTLFLSNDHTGSSELCTLFLDPDWRKNGNGYLLSKSRFMFMAAFRDRFNEKVVAEMRGVIDEHGYSPFWESLGQRFFSMEFSRADYLCGTGQKAFIAELMPKHPIYTQFLSEEAQSVIGQVHKDTAPARAVLEAEGFRYRNYVDIFDGGPTLECDIDRVRAIRKSRLVEVAEGQPATGDDLPACMVANESYDHFRVMLIRARPDADRLILDAATLEALKCQHGDQVRLVRLCPEEKKV, encoded by the coding sequence ATGATGGTCATTCGCCCCGTTACGCATGACGACGTGCCGGCGCTGTTAAAGCTTGCCGCAAAAACCGGCGGCGGGCTGACCTCACTGCCAGTGGATGAAAAAACGCTGAGCGCGCGCGTCGAGCGTTCGTTACAGACCTGGCGTAATGCACTGGAGCCTGGCGATCAGGGCTATGTCTTCGTGCTTGAAGATACCGACAGCCGTACAGTTGCCGGGATCTGCGCCATCGAAGTGGCCGTCGGCCTCAGCGAACCCTGGTATAACTACCGCGTCGGCACGCTGGTGCACGCCTCGAAAGAGCTGAATGTCTATAACGCGCTGCCGACGCTCTTTCTCAGTAACGATCACACCGGCAGCAGTGAGCTGTGCACGCTGTTTCTTGACCCGGACTGGCGCAAAAACGGCAACGGCTATCTGCTCTCTAAATCCCGGTTTATGTTCATGGCCGCGTTTCGCGACCGTTTTAATGAAAAAGTGGTGGCTGAAATGCGCGGGGTGATCGACGAGCATGGTTATTCGCCGTTCTGGGAAAGCCTTGGTCAGCGCTTTTTCTCAATGGAGTTCAGCCGCGCCGATTACCTGTGCGGCACCGGCCAGAAGGCGTTTATCGCCGAGCTGATGCCAAAACATCCCATCTACACCCAGTTTCTTTCCGAAGAGGCGCAGAGCGTGATTGGCCAGGTCCATAAAGACACTGCGCCGGCGCGCGCTGTACTGGAGGCCGAAGGATTCCGTTACCGCAACTATGTGGACATCTTTGACGGCGGCCCGACGCTTGAATGCGATATCGACCGCGTACGTGCCATCCGCAAAAGCCGCCTGGTTGAAGTGGCGGAAGGCCAGCCAGCGACCGGCGATGATCTGCCTGCCTGTATGGTCGCGAACGAAAGCTATGACCATTTCCGCGTGATGCTTATTCGCGCCAGACCTGACGCCGACAGGCTCATTCTGGACGCCGCCACGCTTGAAGCCCTGAAATGCCAGCATGGCGACCAGGTTCGCCTGGTGCGCCTGTGCCCTGAGGAGAAAAAAGTATGA